The following is a genomic window from Sulfuricurvum sp. IAE1.
TGATCTACTATCCGCTGTCAGTCTTGATGTTGGCGGATATCCGGGAAATCCTGATCATTTCAACTCCGGACGATGTTCCCCGTTTCAAACAGCTACTGGGTGATGGCAGCCAGTTAGGCCTGTCGCTCAGTTATGCGGTGCAGCCATCCCCGGACGGATTAGCTCAGGCCTTCATAATCGGGGCCGATTTCATCGGCGAAGATCGAGTGGCCATGATCCTGGGTGACAACATATTTTACGGTCAAGGGTTCACGCCCATGCTGCGGCGGGTGGCGGCTCGTAAGCAAGGGGCCACGGTCTTCGCCTATCGGGTCAAAGATCCCCATCGATTCGGAGTGATCGAATTCGATAATGAACAGCGGGCCATTACCATCGAGGAAAAACCATCCCAAGCCCGCTCTAACTATGCGGTAACTGGCTTGTATTTTTATGACAATAGTGTGGTCGAACTGGCGCGTAACCTCAAGCCCTCCGCGCGGGGGGAGCTGGAGATAACCGATCTCAACCGTTTGTACTTGGACCAGGGTCAGCTCAATGTAGAGTTGCTGGGTCGGGGCTTCGCCTGGTTGGACACCGGTACCTTCGAGGCTTTGCAGCAGGCTGCTCTTTTCGTAGAGACCCTGCAGAACCGGGCAGGTTTCAAAGTGGCCTGCCCGGAGGAGATCGCCTATTACAACCATTGGATCAATCGTGACCAACTGTCGGCCCTGGCTGGGAAACTTCGCAACAATGAATACGGGCAGTATCTGCTGGACATCGCCGCCAGCGATTTCGGCAGAACCCCCCAGGGATAAGAGACAATGTCACTCTGAACGCACAAAAGAGTCCGGCCGGGTGGAATAACCAAGGCGCTGCGCCCGGAGGTGACTACGCTCAAGGAGGTATCGAGGCATGGGGCCGGAGGATAGTACTC
Proteins encoded in this region:
- the rfbA gene encoding glucose-1-phosphate thymidylyltransferase RfbA; the encoded protein is MKGIILAGGSGTRLYPLTQVISKQLLPIYDKPMIYYPLSVLMLADIREILIISTPDDVPRFKQLLGDGSQLGLSLSYAVQPSPDGLAQAFIIGADFIGEDRVAMILGDNIFYGQGFTPMLRRVAARKQGATVFAYRVKDPHRFGVIEFDNEQRAITIEEKPSQARSNYAVTGLYFYDNSVVELARNLKPSARGELEITDLNRLYLDQGQLNVELLGRGFAWLDTGTFEALQQAALFVETLQNRAGFKVACPEEIAYYNHWINRDQLSALAGKLRNNEYGQYLLDIAASDFGRTPQG